A single genomic interval of Lathyrus oleraceus cultivar Zhongwan6 chromosome 7, CAAS_Psat_ZW6_1.0, whole genome shotgun sequence harbors:
- the LOC127100516 gene encoding protein LURP-one-related 17 gives MKVFPRFKFLSRAVVHEENQGEHVLGRNMYPIVRKEASLCLSSLTVWKKSLLMNCKGFTVIDSNGNLVYRVDNYSLHPQELVLMDASGNSLLTMRRHRKLGLVDNWCVYEGDLGNHRTRRTRTCRTKKSPVCCVTKSVNILNGNSNVQAYVYRVASGSDNRRAAFTVEGSYAQRTCKVLDECKKAVAEIKRKETNTKDVSFGVEIFQLVVHPGFDPGFAMALVLVLDQMFS, from the exons ATGAAGGTGTTTCCTAGGTTTAAGTTTCTGTCGAGAGCAGTGGTTCATGAAGAAAACCAAGGTGAACATGTTTTGGGGAGGAACATGTATCCTATTGTAAGAAAAGAAGCAAGTTTGTGTTTATCGTCACTCACGGTTTGGAAAAAATCGCTTCTGATGAATTGTAAAGGTTTCACTGTTATTGATTCGAATGGTAACCTTGTATATCGTGTTGATAATTACTCTTTGCACCCCCAAGAGCTTGTTCTTATGGATGCTTCTGGAAACTCTCTCCTCACCATGCGTCGCCACAGG AAGCTTGGATTGGTAGACAATTGGTGTGTGTATGAAGGGGATTTGGGGAACCATCGTACGAGGAGAACAAGAACATGTAGGACAAAAAAGAGTCCGGTTTGTTGTGTAACCAAGAGTGTAAATATTTTAAACGGCAATTCCAATGTTCAAGCATATGTGTACCGTGTAGCTTCTGGCTCAGATAATCGTCGCGCGGCGTTTACGGTTGAAGGTTCATATGCACAAAGAACGTGTAAGGTGTTGGATGAGTGCAAGAAAGCTGTAGCTgaaatcaaaagaaaagagaCCAATACCAAGGATGTGTCTTTTGGGGTTGAGATTTTTCAGTTAGTTGTTCATCCAGGGTTTGATCCTGGTTTTGCTATGGCACTTGTTTTAGTACTTGATCAAATGTTTTCATAA
- the LOC127100514 gene encoding uncharacterized protein LOC127100514 isoform X1, translating to MLFSFQLTEFPFQRLPQFMGSEGFGRPAHSNSFQNDVANMKNSAEFSSCNEFLKTQPCKSSNQLPHIKCEDLVKNKLSGNGKNCGLITSTMEGVPLQRKSSKSNRSNSSGSKRPRMSQSEDYTSLNGTEESKDSFDKLGSNNLKCTSPEKSPLPKQKGNNSKRGDKKNFKVPSSKAKFESSSMKMGTSIFSSSNGGNNFFGLYGLKHDFHDVTNLMDEPPLDELLKGTFDCPIISKDKGKKASNNNESFLSSVRKACSIIQSPKPIQSQNMEMDCSSNKKMSTSQFSSICAVENDVNEDKEQSCSTDMSSCQKDPCSETDCKASPLDFPLCQPKDVLEQIALHPFREFESLLIEVSKLAISTKSSNDLRSGKQVSRRPSLPSFPWSHAFGGNCRTNSDTAKLSTSRSTCRGKWAKIGLIASSTDIDRSSFTDLDSFSYDESLVPSSGNSDSKLIQSFFASLPFRRLDSSSSVSCSKDFQVNTESGGQVDTKENDETVLAAAQTLCEIKTRSQRQSSDGILRWQRKPSHKAMKTCYLKSNEKHEDAPSAPVSLVGSNMVARKVEQITPTPSKKPRLSTVDNKNGGHSNNVKKGGGCPWPTSKSGRSSLPSKLVRNSIVENKRTNTNASTVKQQHCMMMPPPARDLDKAYDGGKFVLMDWKRGRDKSD from the exons ATGCTGTTTTCTTTCCAATTAACTGAATTTCCCTTCCAACGGTTGCCTCAATTCATGGGATCCGAGGGTTTTGGCAGACCCGCTCACTCTAATTCCTTCCAAAATG ATGTTGCAAATATGAAAAATTCTGCTGAGTTTTCTTCCTGTAATGAATTTCTAAAGACTCAACCATGTAAGAGTTCCAATCAGCTTCCCCATATCAAGTGCGAAGATTTGGTCAAAAATAAGCTCAGTGGTAATGGCAAAAATTGTGGTCTAATTACTTCCACAATGGAAGGTGTACCGTTGCAACGTAAATCATCAAAATCTAATAGGAGTAACAGTTCAGGTTCGAAAAGACCACGGATGTCCCAATCAGAAGATTATACAAGCCTTAATGGAACTGAAGAGTCAAAGGATAGTTTTGACAAGCTTGGATCGAATAATCTAAAGTGTACTTCTCCAG AGAAAAGTCCATTACCAAAGCAAAAGGGAAATAATAGCAAGCGCGGTGATAAGAAGAACTTTAAAGTGCCTTCGTCAAAGGCTAAATTTGAGTCATCCTCTATGAAAATGGGTACCTCAATCTTCAGTTCTTCTAATGGAGGGAACAACTTTTTTG GTTTGTATGGTCTGAAACATGATTTTCATGATGTCACAAATCTCATGGATGAACCCCCGTTGGATGAGCTTCTTAAGGGCACATTTGACTGTCCTATTATAAGCAAAGATAAGGGGAAGAAAGCATCAAATAACAATGAAAGTTTTTTGAGTTCAGTTAGAAAGGCTTGCTCTATCATTCAGTCCCCGAAACCCATTCAGTCTCAAAACATGGAGATGGATTGCTCCTCCAACAAGAAAATGTCCACTTCTCAATTTAGTTCAATTTGTGCAGTAGAAAACGATGTAAATGAAGATAAAGAGCAGTCTTGCTCAACAGATATGTCTTCATGTCAGAAG GATCCTTGTAGCGAAACAGATTGTAAAGCTAGTCCGCTTGACTTTCCATTATGTCAACCTAAGGATGTATTAGAACAGATTGCACTACACCCGTTCCGAGAATTTGAGTCTTTGCTGATTGAAGTCTCCAAACTTGCGATTAGTACAAAGAGTAGTAATGATCTACGTTCAGGCAAGCAGGTATCTCGTCGACCAAGCTTGCCATCCTTCCCATGGTCACATGCTTTTGGTGGCAATTGTAGAACTAATTCCGACACAGCTAAGTTATCAACAAGTAGAAGTACGTGCCGAGGTAAATGGGCAAAGATAGGTCTCATTGCTAGCTCTACAGATATTGATCGCAGTTCGTTCACAGACCTCGATTCATTCAGTTATGATGAGAGCCTTGTTCCTTCATCTGGAAACTCAGACAGCAAACTTATTCAATCTTTTTTTGCTAGTCTTCCTTTCCGTCGGTTGGATTCTTCGTCATCTGTATCATGTTCTAAAGATTTTCAGGTTAACACAG AATCTGGAGGCCAAGTTGATACTAAAGAAAATG ATGAGACAGTATTAGCTGCTGCACAGACTCTGTGTGAAATTAAAACTCGGTCACAAAGGCAAAGCTCAGATGGAATTTTAAGATGGCAAAGGAAACCTTCACATAAGGCCATGAAAACTTGCTATTTAAAGTCGAATGAGAAACATGAAGACGCGCCTTCAGCGCCAGTTTCACTGGTTGGATCTAACATGGTGGCCAGAAAAGTGGAGCAGATAACGCCCACGCCCTCAAAGAAGCCAAGGCTTTCAACAGTCGATAATAAGAATGGCGGTCACTCCAATAATGTAAAGAAAGGAGGAGGCTGTCCGTGGCCAACTTCAAAATCAGGTAGATCATCATTACCCAGCAAACTAGTTAGGAACTCGATTGTAGAAAACAAACGTACAAATACAAATGCAAGCACTGTAAAGCAGCAACATTGTATGATGATGCCCCCACCTGCAAGGGATTTGGATAAGGCTTATGATGGTGGAAAATTCGTATTGATGGATTGGAAAAGGGGAAGAGACAAGTCAGATTGA
- the LOC127100514 gene encoding uncharacterized protein LOC127100514 isoform X2: MLFSFQLTEFPFQRLPQFMGSEGFGRPAHSNSFQNDVANMKNSAEFSSCNEFLKTQPCKSSNQLPHIKCEDLVKNKLSGNGKNCGLITSTMEGVPLQRKSSKSNRSNSSGSKRPRMSQSEDYTSLNGTEESKDSFDKLGSNNLKCTSPEKSPLPKQKGNNSKRGDKKNFKVPSSKAKFESSSMKMGTSIFSSSNGGNNFFGLYGLKHDFHDVTNLMDEPPLDELLKGTFDCPIISKDKGKKASNNNESFLSSVRKACSIIQSPKPIQSQNMEMDCSSNKKMSTSQFSSICAVENDVNEDKEQSCSTDMSSCQKDPCSETDCKASPLDFPLCQPKDVLEQIALHPFREFESLLIEVSKLAISTKSSNDLRSGKQVSRRPSLPSFPWSHAFGGNCRTNSDTAKLSTSRSTCRGKWAKIGLIASSTDIDRSSFTDLDSFSYDESLVPSSGNSDSKLIQSFFASLPFRRLDSSSSVSCSKDFQVNTDETVLAAAQTLCEIKTRSQRQSSDGILRWQRKPSHKAMKTCYLKSNEKHEDAPSAPVSLVGSNMVARKVEQITPTPSKKPRLSTVDNKNGGHSNNVKKGGGCPWPTSKSGRSSLPSKLVRNSIVENKRTNTNASTVKQQHCMMMPPPARDLDKAYDGGKFVLMDWKRGRDKSD, encoded by the exons ATGCTGTTTTCTTTCCAATTAACTGAATTTCCCTTCCAACGGTTGCCTCAATTCATGGGATCCGAGGGTTTTGGCAGACCCGCTCACTCTAATTCCTTCCAAAATG ATGTTGCAAATATGAAAAATTCTGCTGAGTTTTCTTCCTGTAATGAATTTCTAAAGACTCAACCATGTAAGAGTTCCAATCAGCTTCCCCATATCAAGTGCGAAGATTTGGTCAAAAATAAGCTCAGTGGTAATGGCAAAAATTGTGGTCTAATTACTTCCACAATGGAAGGTGTACCGTTGCAACGTAAATCATCAAAATCTAATAGGAGTAACAGTTCAGGTTCGAAAAGACCACGGATGTCCCAATCAGAAGATTATACAAGCCTTAATGGAACTGAAGAGTCAAAGGATAGTTTTGACAAGCTTGGATCGAATAATCTAAAGTGTACTTCTCCAG AGAAAAGTCCATTACCAAAGCAAAAGGGAAATAATAGCAAGCGCGGTGATAAGAAGAACTTTAAAGTGCCTTCGTCAAAGGCTAAATTTGAGTCATCCTCTATGAAAATGGGTACCTCAATCTTCAGTTCTTCTAATGGAGGGAACAACTTTTTTG GTTTGTATGGTCTGAAACATGATTTTCATGATGTCACAAATCTCATGGATGAACCCCCGTTGGATGAGCTTCTTAAGGGCACATTTGACTGTCCTATTATAAGCAAAGATAAGGGGAAGAAAGCATCAAATAACAATGAAAGTTTTTTGAGTTCAGTTAGAAAGGCTTGCTCTATCATTCAGTCCCCGAAACCCATTCAGTCTCAAAACATGGAGATGGATTGCTCCTCCAACAAGAAAATGTCCACTTCTCAATTTAGTTCAATTTGTGCAGTAGAAAACGATGTAAATGAAGATAAAGAGCAGTCTTGCTCAACAGATATGTCTTCATGTCAGAAG GATCCTTGTAGCGAAACAGATTGTAAAGCTAGTCCGCTTGACTTTCCATTATGTCAACCTAAGGATGTATTAGAACAGATTGCACTACACCCGTTCCGAGAATTTGAGTCTTTGCTGATTGAAGTCTCCAAACTTGCGATTAGTACAAAGAGTAGTAATGATCTACGTTCAGGCAAGCAGGTATCTCGTCGACCAAGCTTGCCATCCTTCCCATGGTCACATGCTTTTGGTGGCAATTGTAGAACTAATTCCGACACAGCTAAGTTATCAACAAGTAGAAGTACGTGCCGAGGTAAATGGGCAAAGATAGGTCTCATTGCTAGCTCTACAGATATTGATCGCAGTTCGTTCACAGACCTCGATTCATTCAGTTATGATGAGAGCCTTGTTCCTTCATCTGGAAACTCAGACAGCAAACTTATTCAATCTTTTTTTGCTAGTCTTCCTTTCCGTCGGTTGGATTCTTCGTCATCTGTATCATGTTCTAAAGATTTTCAGGTTAACACAG ATGAGACAGTATTAGCTGCTGCACAGACTCTGTGTGAAATTAAAACTCGGTCACAAAGGCAAAGCTCAGATGGAATTTTAAGATGGCAAAGGAAACCTTCACATAAGGCCATGAAAACTTGCTATTTAAAGTCGAATGAGAAACATGAAGACGCGCCTTCAGCGCCAGTTTCACTGGTTGGATCTAACATGGTGGCCAGAAAAGTGGAGCAGATAACGCCCACGCCCTCAAAGAAGCCAAGGCTTTCAACAGTCGATAATAAGAATGGCGGTCACTCCAATAATGTAAAGAAAGGAGGAGGCTGTCCGTGGCCAACTTCAAAATCAGGTAGATCATCATTACCCAGCAAACTAGTTAGGAACTCGATTGTAGAAAACAAACGTACAAATACAAATGCAAGCACTGTAAAGCAGCAACATTGTATGATGATGCCCCCACCTGCAAGGGATTTGGATAAGGCTTATGATGGTGGAAAATTCGTATTGATGGATTGGAAAAGGGGAAGAGACAAGTCAGATTGA